A window of Natrinema versiforme contains these coding sequences:
- a CDS encoding ATPase domain-containing protein, with protein sequence MSDQLRTDRARAYPLECDHCHYPIPDDPVENDDGQYCSTACREAAAEDSTMSEPDAYKRVATGVEPLDSLVPNGIPADSLVLLSGDEGTRRAELGIELAWRALERGEPAVVCSIANPPTATLERFYQNGWNVLPALENDRLRIIDCFTYRLDDRDGFLDDRNDWSTFIGEAAEDAIVDVRDPSDRSELANRLHGALDDLEMTETGLVTIDSLDDLEAVFTEQSVREFLTDVRATVCKARFVPIVAAATTAEQGGPPGAAHVFDGIVDLRLTDHLTPEARLKQLAVRKLTGAQFLPQWVTYEHEPARGLFAFGPNTDARQVYDFGNGPTQPDRPR encoded by the coding sequence ATGTCTGACCAGCTCCGGACGGACCGCGCTCGAGCGTATCCCCTCGAGTGCGACCACTGTCACTATCCGATCCCGGACGATCCCGTCGAGAACGACGACGGACAGTACTGTTCGACCGCGTGCCGCGAAGCCGCCGCCGAGGACTCGACGATGTCCGAGCCCGACGCCTACAAACGGGTCGCGACCGGCGTCGAGCCGCTCGACTCGCTCGTCCCGAACGGGATTCCCGCGGACTCGTTGGTCCTCCTCTCGGGCGACGAGGGGACTCGCCGCGCCGAACTGGGGATCGAACTCGCGTGGCGCGCCCTCGAGCGGGGCGAACCCGCCGTCGTCTGCTCGATCGCAAACCCGCCGACGGCGACGCTCGAGCGATTCTACCAGAACGGCTGGAACGTGCTTCCCGCGCTCGAAAATGACCGGTTGCGGATCATCGACTGCTTCACCTATCGGCTCGACGACCGGGACGGCTTCCTCGACGACCGCAACGATTGGTCGACGTTCATCGGCGAGGCCGCCGAAGACGCCATCGTGGACGTGCGCGATCCGAGCGACCGCAGCGAGCTGGCGAACAGGCTCCACGGCGCGCTCGACGACCTCGAGATGACCGAGACCGGACTGGTCACGATCGACTCGCTGGACGACCTCGAGGCAGTGTTCACCGAACAGTCGGTTCGGGAGTTCCTCACGGACGTTCGGGCGACGGTCTGTAAGGCGCGGTTCGTGCCGATCGTCGCGGCGGCGACGACGGCGGAGCAGGGCGGCCCGCCGGGGGCGGCACACGTCTTCGACGGGATCGTCGATCTGCGGCTGACGGACCACCTCACGCCGGAGGCGCGGCTCAAACAGCTCGCCGTCCGCAAACTGACCGGGGCCCAGTTCCTGCCCCAGTGGGTGACTTACGAACATGAACCCGCTCGCGGCCTGTTCGCGTTCGGTCCGAACACGGACGCGCGGCAGGTCTACGATTTCGGGAACGGGCCCACACAGCCAGATCGGCCCCGGTAG